In the Tistrella bauzanensis genome, one interval contains:
- a CDS encoding FecCD family ABC transporter permease, producing MTPSALAARAGHRRHLLRRALTVAALGLLLFAAFIADITTGVSGMGPATVLGGLIDPDSLTRTQSVILWQVRLPQALIAVLVGAALALAGVEMQTILSNPLASPFTLGVSSAAAFGAALAIVLGLGVPGVSPNWIISANAFVFAFASVLLLQALARMRGAGIETLVLFGIALVFAFNALTAMIQFVASQEALQQLVFWSMGSLARADWNKVGILALVLGVVLPWSLAQAPAMTALRLGEERALSFGLHVPRLRFLSLLRVSLLSATAVAFVGTIGFVGLVGPHLARLLLGEDHRYLLPASALAGALVMSLSSLAGKLLLPGVTVPVGIVTALIGVPAFLALILSRRERR from the coding sequence ATGACACCATCTGCCCTTGCCGCGCGTGCCGGTCATCGCCGGCACCTGCTTCGCCGGGCGCTGACAGTGGCAGCGCTCGGCCTTCTGCTGTTCGCGGCCTTCATCGCCGACATCACCACCGGTGTCTCGGGGATGGGGCCGGCCACGGTGCTGGGCGGGCTGATCGACCCCGACAGCCTGACCCGAACCCAATCAGTGATCCTGTGGCAGGTGCGCCTGCCACAGGCGCTGATCGCCGTGCTCGTGGGGGCGGCACTGGCACTGGCGGGGGTGGAGATGCAGACCATCCTGTCGAACCCGCTGGCCAGCCCGTTCACGCTGGGCGTGTCGTCGGCGGCGGCATTCGGTGCGGCGCTGGCGATCGTGCTGGGGCTGGGCGTGCCGGGGGTATCGCCCAATTGGATCATATCGGCCAATGCCTTCGTCTTCGCCTTCGCATCGGTGCTGCTGTTGCAGGCGCTGGCGCGGATGCGCGGCGCCGGCATCGAAACCCTGGTGCTGTTCGGCATCGCGCTGGTCTTCGCCTTCAACGCGCTGACCGCGATGATCCAGTTCGTGGCCTCGCAGGAAGCGCTGCAGCAACTGGTGTTCTGGAGCATGGGCTCGCTGGCCCGTGCCGACTGGAACAAGGTCGGCATCCTGGCGCTGGTGCTAGGCGTGGTGCTGCCCTGGTCGCTGGCGCAGGCGCCGGCGATGACCGCCCTCAGGCTGGGCGAGGAACGGGCGCTGAGCTTCGGGCTGCATGTGCCACGCCTCAGATTCCTCAGCCTGCTCAGGGTCAGCCTGCTGTCGGCGACCGCGGTGGCGTTTGTCGGCACCATCGGCTTCGTCGGGCTGGTCGGTCCGCATCTGGCGCGGCTGTTGCTGGGCGAGGATCACCGTTACCTGCTGCCGGCCAGCGCGCTGGCCGGGGCGCTGGTGATGTCGCTGTCGAGCCTGGCCGGCAAGCTGCTGCTGCCGGGCGTGACCGTGCCGGTCGGCATCGTCACCGCCCTGATCGGGGTGCCGGCGTTTCTGGCGCTGATCCTGTCGCGCCGGGAGCGTCGCTGA